The following are from one region of the Salvia splendens isolate huo1 chromosome 2, SspV2, whole genome shotgun sequence genome:
- the LOC121776623 gene encoding uncharacterized protein LOC121776623: MGQIFSFMSKSQKENDFFKEKTIEKFGQLEASMRNLETQIGQLATTSYTVPNPKGNCKAVTLRSGRNLDSMPLTDDQGEKDKKVNETEPKKSKSSIPNDIPPYPFTRKKRVRQEKSFEWMMNVIRKVNVDISLVDLFTNFPRFSKFFKVITANKEKLQDEGIVTLSTNCSQLISGIMPTKRRDPGGCIIPCEIGNTIFSKCLLDQGSGISLMALKKARAIGLEERMEPIDIALQLVDHSIVKPTGIVEDVLVKIDKFIIPVDFIVLDMPEDKEVPILFGRPFLATGYVLLGAKDNYVTFRINVEQLTINVEKACVGGESGKEAREVVTLESPKV; encoded by the exons ATGGGACAGATATTCTCTTTCATGTCAAAAAGTCAAAAAGAGAATGATTTCTTCAAAGAGAAAACAATTGAGAAGTTTGGACAACTCGAGGCTTCTATGAGGAATTTGGAAACACAAATAGGGCAGCTTGCTACAACTTCTTATACAGTGCCCAACCCCAAGGGAAATTGCAAAGCAGTCACCCTGAGAAGCGGAAGAAATTTGGATTCAATGCCTTTAACGGACGAccaag GAGAGAAAGACAAAAAGGTCAATGAGACAGAACCTAAGAAGAGCAAGTCTAGTATTCCTAATGACATTCCTCCATATCCATTCACGAGAAAGAAGCGAGTGCGGCAAGAAAAGAGTTTtgagtggatgatgaatgtgattAGAAAGGTGAATGTAGACATCTCATTGGTGGATCTTTTCACCAATTTCCCGAGATTCTCCAAGTTCTTCAAAGTCATAACGGCGAACAAGGAGAAACTTCAGGATGAGGGGATTGTGACATTGAGCACGAATTGCTCACAACTGATATCTGGAATCATGCCGACGAAGAGAAGAGATCCAGGAGGTTGCATCATACCATGTGAAATTGGCAACACGATTTTCTCAAAGTGTTTATTGGACCAAGGTTCAGGGATCTCACTGATGGCATTGAAAAAGGCTCGTGCCATTGGTTTGGAGGAAAGAATGGAGCCTATCGACATCGCTCTACAATTGGTTGATCACTCCATAGTGAAGCCCACTGGAATTGTTGAGGATGTCTTGGTTAAAATCGATAAGTTCATCATTCCGGTTGATTTTATTGTGCTCGACATGCCAGAAGATAAAGAAGTGCCAATTTTGTTTGGTAGACCATTTCTAGCAACGGGATATGTATTGCTTGGAGCAAAGGATAACTATGTTACATTCAGAATTAATGTTGAGCAACTGACCATCAATGTTGAGAAGGCCTGTGTTGGTGGTGAAAGTGGTAAGGAAGCAAGAGAGGTGGTCACACTAGAGAGTCCGAAAGTGTAG